A genomic stretch from Oncorhynchus gorbuscha isolate QuinsamMale2020 ecotype Even-year linkage group LG20, OgorEven_v1.0, whole genome shotgun sequence includes:
- the LOC124007257 gene encoding leucine zipper putative tumor suppressor 3: protein MRSVGTRTTQQNSLPRAPPPPPSTSTHRGRGLEDRSYSIERSSQQPPPLTHAKGTTADERSFATVEHSSSYYGIERPLPLCERAERERPPAHNNGSRQVSNGNRGVSNGNRAVVGNSERQVSNAVFLNGGGRCDGRDQRDGGREVQRGAVSLDVCGNNEVSLNNDRNSSQQLAQYKEAGASAAKLDNHNNPPNILPISGKLEKVQSNDGLVRPSAFKPVVPKSFHSMQNLVCPPQTGRGGRSPGGGVGGGAGGGGGPSLPGPLRETDSSGSQGGGTRGGGGGGSRGGGQGSLSDSGRNSLTSLPTYAGSSSGYGPPPVLGPLSASTSHINRLGTTGALEKMDKPGGVSGNSGYQNGLSTSDSGRSSSGKSSSSYQRLSHLSDAPPLRPSPSSDDVIQDLEDRLWEREQEVLHMRRNLDQSEVAIVQVFEEKQRVWERQMDELRQNYASRLQQVTRRAQRSQSALQAQITRLSQDKRRLHEEMAALLAQREELERKCLDYRKEQADILPRLEETKWEVCQKAGEISLLKQQLRESQAEVTQRAGEMVALRGQLKEANAQLRDWEEAMLGLKDSYSTKSLELERCEGELQKTLSEVSQLRDKLGIFEAEVVGLKRALGELNVRDRAVEASGGGSREASRTRVGLPSPHSPPEGSAFSYPALPPPPAPPPDAILSLQSDEVQCQDAHHRQEAHMRQETHQRQEAQLRQEIHQQRQEAHQQWEEAGDLRRQLEHLQGELRLERQQRERQALTFKKERHVWMDEKEHVLKYQAQLQLSYVETLQKNQALELRVGQLGSKLTSTNTTPSPTSPPPLSPIPLPAPVTPLPSLSLSPPPLAEDKKLPPALHQLAPPWPVLTRLERIESTEI, encoded by the exons ATGCGGAGCGTGGGCACCCGCACCACCCAGCAGAACAGCCTGCCTCGtgccccaccaccacccccctccaCTTCCACCCACAGGGGCAGGGGCTTGGAAGATAGGAGTTACAGCATCGAGAGGTCCTCTCAGCAACCTCCTCCCCTGACCCATGCTAAGGGGACTACGGCTGACGAACGAAGCTTTGCCACAGTGGAGCACTCTTCTTCTTACTACGGCATCGAGCGTCCTCTGCCGCTCtgcgagagagcagagagagagaggccccccGCCCATAACAATGGAAGCAGACAAGTCTCCAATGGAAATAGGGGCGTTTCCAATGGGAACCGAGCAGTGGTGGGTAACAGTGAGAGGCAGGTGTCCAATGCAGTGTTTTTGAATGGAGGCGGGCGGTGTGATGGGCGGGACCAGAGGGATGGGGGGCGAGAAGTGCAGAGAGGGGCAGTGAGTTTGGACGTTTGCGGGAACAACGAGGTCTCGCTGAACAATGATCGAAACAGTAGCCAACAACTAGCTCAGTACAAAGAGGCGGGCGCCAGCGCAGCCAAACTGGATAACCATAACAACCCCCCCAACATCCTCCCCATCTCTGGGAAGCTGGAGAAGGTTCAG AGCAACGATGGATTGGTCCGCCCCTCTGCCTTCAAGCCTGTAGTGCCCAAGAGCTTCCATTCCATGCAGAATCTGGTGTGCCCCCCCCAGACCGGAAGAGGGGGCCGCAGCCCCGGAGGAGGGGTCGGAGGTGGGGCTGGAGGGGGTGGGGGTCCCAGTCTACCTGGAcccctcagagagacagacagctctgGCAGCCAGGGTGGAGGTACCAGAGGCGGGGGAGGTGGTGGCAGTAGGGGTGGAGGTCAGGGGAGCCTCTCCGACTCAGGGAGGAACTCTCTAACCAGCCTGCCCACCTACGCTGGCTCCAGCTCGGGCTACGGGCCCCCGCCTGTCCTAGGGCCTCTGAGTGCCTCCACCAGCCACATCAACCGCCTGGGGACCACAGGGGCCCTGGAGAAGATGGACAAGCCTGGTGGCGTTAGCGGTAATAGTGGATACCAGAACGGACTGAGTACCTCGGATAGTGGTCGCTCCTCCTCTGGGAAGAGCTCCTCATCCTATCAGAGGCTCAGCCACCTGAGTGACGCCCCCCCCCTCCGCCCCTCGCCCTCCTCCGATGACGTCATCCAGGACCTGGAGGATCGGCtatgggagagagagcaagag gTGCTCCACATGCGCCGTAATCTGGACCAGAGTGAGGTGGCCATCGTCCAGGTGTTTGAGGAGAAGCAGCGCGTGTGGGAGCGCCAGATGGACGAGCTGCGGCAGAATTATGCCTCACGCCTGCAGCAG GTGACGCGTCGCGCCCAGCGCTCCCAGAGTGCCTTGCAGGCCCAGATCACCCGTCTGTCGCAGGACAAGCGACGGCTGCATGAGGAGATGGCTGCGCTGCTGGCccagagagaggagctggagaggaagTGCCTGGACTACAGGAAGGAGCAGGCTGACATCCTGCCACGCCTGGAGGAGACCAAatgggag GTGTGTCAGAAGGCAGGGGAGATCTCCCTGCTGAAGCAGCAGCTGAGGGAGAGCCAGGCGGAGGTGACCCAGCGGGCGGGGGAGATGGTGGCCCTGCGGGGCCAGCTGAAGGAGGCCAACGCCCAGTTGAGGGACTGGGAAGAGGCCATGTTGGGCCTCAAGGACTCCTACAGCACCAAGAGCCTGGAGCTGGAGCGCTGCGAGGGGGAGCTGCAGAAGACTCTGTCCGAG GTCTCTCAGCTGAGGGACAAGCTGGGAATATTTGAGGCTGAGGTGGTAGGGCTGAAGCGGGCCCTGGGTGAGCTCAATGTGAGGGATAGGGCTGTCGAGGCTAGTGGTGGAGGGAGCAGGGAAGCATCCAGGACCAGAGTGGGGCTTCCCTCGCCACACAGCCCACCTGAAGGCTCCGCCTTCTCCTACCCGGCCCTGCCTCCACCTCCCGCCCCCCCCCCAGATGCCATACTGAGTTTGCAGAGCGATGAGGTTCAGTGCCAGGATGCCCACCATCGCCAGGAGGCTCACATGCGTCAGGAAACTCATCAGCGTCAAGAGGCCCAACTGCGGCAGGAAATCCACCAGCAGCGCCAGGAGGCCCACCAGCAGTGGGAGGAGGCAGGGGACCTGCGCCGGCAGCTGGAGCACCTCCAAGGCGAGCTGCGTCTGGAACGACAGCAGCGTGAGCGACAGGCACTCACCTTCAAGAAGGAGCGCCATGTGTGGATGGACGAGAAAGAGCATGTGCTCAAGTACCAGGCCCAGCTGCAGCTCAGCTATGTGGAGACCCTGCAGAAGAACCAGGCCCTGGAGCTTCGCGTGGGCCAGCTGGGCTCCAAGCTCACCTCCACCAACACCACCCCCTCGCCCACCTCACCACCCCCACTGTCCCCCATCCCCCTGCCTGCCCCTGTCACTcccctaccctccctctctctctccccacctccccttgCTGAGGACAAGAAGCTCCCTCCCGCCCTCCaccagctggcccctccctggcCGGTACTCACCCGTCTGGAGAGGATAGAATCCACAGAGATCTAG